In the genome of Vigna radiata var. radiata cultivar VC1973A unplaced genomic scaffold, Vradiata_ver6 scaffold_2143, whole genome shotgun sequence, the window AACAGTACCCTGAAGTACTCTTCATATCATCCAAGCTACCAGCCCAATCACTGCCagaaaaaccaaataatttaaagttttgtaCCTTGTGGTACTTAACTCCATAATTAACAGTTCCTTTGATGTATCTTACAACTCTCTTTGCTGCCTTCAAGTGCAATTCACTAGCACAGTGCATAAATCTTGACAGCAAGCTAACTGGGAATAAGATGTCAGGCCTTGTGGATGTAAGATACATTAGACACCCAATCAAGCTTCTAAAATAAGCTTCATCAACTTTATATGTTCTATCCTCCTTGATAAGCTT includes:
- the LOC106780562 gene encoding uncharacterized protein LOC106780562 — encoded protein: MNTPMNQKEKLIKEDRTYKVDEAYFRSLIGCLMYLTSTRPDILFPVSLLSRFMHCASELHLKAAKRVVRYIKGTVNYGVKYHKVQNFKLFGFSGSDWAGSLDDMKSTSGYCFSMGSGVFSWCSKKQEVVAQSTAEAEFISAIAAVNQVIWLRNILTDL